From one Deinococcus detaillensis genomic stretch:
- the fumC gene encoding class II fumarate hydratase, which yields MTSNPKTRTESDTMGTQEVQADRYWGAQTERSIHNFPIGRDTFVMGRPIVRALGILKKGAAQANADLGELPQDVADLIVRAAAEVISGKLDSHFPLVVFQTGSGTQSNMNANEVISNRAIELAGGEMGSKKPVHPNDHVNRGQSSNDTFPTAMHIAVVLELNERLYSSVGKLRDTLHAKSEEFSGIVKVGRTHLQDATPITLGQEIGGWVAQLDYALGEVKHAETGLYDLAIGGTAVGTGLNAHPKFGDLAAQKYAEETGFPFKSAENKFAALSAHDALVQVSAAIRTLSGALMKMANDVRWLASGPRNGIGEIIIPENEPGSSIMPGKVNPTQSEALTMVATRVFGNDATVAFAGSQGNFQLNVFKPVMVHAVLESIRLISDASLAFNDNCAAGIEPNREKIQHNLDINLMQVTALNKHIGYDKAAAIAKKAHKEGSSLKDAALSLGYVTEEEFGKWVVPLEMTRN from the coding sequence ATGACTTCCAATCCCAAAACCCGCACCGAATCCGACACAATGGGCACCCAAGAAGTGCAGGCCGACCGCTACTGGGGAGCGCAAACCGAGCGCAGCATTCACAATTTCCCGATTGGCCGCGACACGTTTGTGATGGGCCGCCCGATTGTGCGGGCATTGGGCATTTTGAAGAAAGGCGCGGCACAGGCCAACGCTGACCTGGGCGAGTTGCCACAGGACGTGGCCGACTTGATTGTCAGAGCCGCCGCCGAAGTGATTTCGGGCAAACTCGACAGCCACTTTCCGCTGGTGGTCTTTCAAACCGGAAGCGGCACGCAGAGCAACATGAACGCCAACGAAGTCATCAGCAACCGGGCCATCGAACTGGCGGGCGGCGAGATGGGCAGCAAAAAGCCGGTGCATCCGAACGATCACGTCAACCGGGGCCAGAGCAGCAACGACACCTTCCCCACTGCCATGCACATCGCCGTGGTGCTGGAACTCAACGAGCGGCTGTATAGCAGCGTCGGCAAGTTGCGCGACACCCTGCACGCCAAATCGGAAGAATTTTCGGGCATCGTCAAGGTAGGCCGCACCCACCTGCAAGACGCCACGCCCATCACGCTGGGTCAGGAAATCGGCGGCTGGGTGGCGCAGCTCGACTACGCGCTGGGTGAAGTCAAGCACGCCGAAACCGGGCTGTATGATCTGGCGATTGGCGGTACAGCGGTGGGCACAGGGCTGAACGCTCACCCCAAATTCGGCGACCTCGCCGCCCAGAAATACGCAGAGGAAACTGGCTTTCCCTTCAAGTCGGCTGAAAATAAATTCGCGGCTCTCAGCGCTCACGACGCGCTGGTGCAAGTCTCGGCAGCGATCCGCACCCTGTCGGGCGCACTGATGAAAATGGCCAACGATGTGCGCTGGCTGGCTTCGGGGCCGCGCAACGGCATCGGCGAAATTATCATTCCCGAAAACGAGCCGGGATCAAGCATCATGCCGGGCAAGGTCAATCCCACCCAGAGTGAGGCGCTGACGATGGTTGCCACCCGCGTGTTCGGCAACGACGCCACCGTCGCTTTTGCCGGATCGCAGGGCAACTTCCAACTCAATGTCTTCAAGCCGGTGATGGTTCACGCCGTGTTGGAAAGCATTCGCCTAATCAGCGACGCTTCGCTGGCCTTCAACGACAACTGCGCGGCGGGCATCGAACCCAACCGCGAGAAGATTCAGCACAACCTCGACATCAACCTGATGCAGGTGACGGCGCTCAACAAGCACATCGGCTACGACAAAGCCGCCGCCATTGCCAAGAAAGCGCACAAGGAAGGCAGCAGCCTTAAGGACGCGGCGCTGTCGCTGGGCTACGTGACCGAGGAAGAATTTGGGAAGTGGGTCGTGCCGCTGGAGATGACGCGGAACTGA
- a CDS encoding peptidoglycan-binding domain-containing protein, with protein sequence MKHFAAPVTLVLSLLLAGAGSAALASNVTPTATTSAPTASDPLAVVTVPTPADINAAALRVAQAFDGVLRNCPAAYGTIGTPDKRCVGVQGDVETVRSSLSSALGSDLYGVWRSRDDQRTVFNWVKMPGGTVYLRVASDESNKDRSLIYLDAPTVPASAVTTPTPAAKPATTITKPAPAATPASTPVTSPATATPAPKTGTFQAASPNAAGTTAKKTPPQTASKSPVPVPFSRSLQLKTPRLSGSDVLAAQNRLIALTLGGKGGVGDGWYGPNTSKAVSDFQTANALKASGVLDKATWDALFSPDAKKFKAAGK encoded by the coding sequence ATGAAACACTTTGCCGCCCCTGTGACGCTTGTTCTCAGCTTGCTGCTGGCCGGGGCTGGGTCGGCGGCTTTGGCCAGCAACGTCACCCCCACGGCCACCACGTCCGCGCCTACAGCTTCCGATCCTCTTGCAGTGGTCACAGTGCCGACGCCCGCCGACATCAACGCGGCGGCGCTGCGGGTGGCTCAGGCTTTTGACGGCGTACTGCGAAATTGCCCGGCGGCTTACGGAACCATCGGTACGCCCGACAAGCGCTGTGTGGGCGTGCAGGGCGACGTGGAAACGGTGCGCTCTTCCCTCAGCTCGGCGCTGGGCAGCGACCTCTACGGGGTGTGGCGCAGCCGCGACGATCAGCGCACGGTGTTCAACTGGGTCAAGATGCCCGGCGGCACCGTGTATTTGCGGGTGGCCAGCGACGAGAGCAACAAAGACCGCAGCCTCATTTATCTGGACGCTCCTACTGTGCCGGCTTCCGCCGTGACCACGCCGACACCTGCGGCCAAGCCCGCCACCACCATCACCAAGCCTGCGCCTGCTGCTACGCCAGCGTCAACGCCTGTCACTTCACCGGCCACCGCAACGCCAGCGCCCAAAACTGGCACTTTTCAGGCCGCCTCGCCCAACGCCGCTGGTACGACAGCGAAGAAAACACCGCCCCAAACTGCGTCCAAGAGCCCCGTGCCAGTGCCGTTCAGCCGCAGCCTCCAACTCAAAACGCCGCGCCTTTCCGGCTCCGATGTGCTGGCGGCCCAAAACCGCCTCATCGCCCTGACTTTGGGCGGCAAAGGCGGCGTGGGCGACGGTTGGTACGGCCCCAACACCAGCAAAGCCGTCAGCGACTTTCAAACGGCCAATGCTCTCAAAGCCAGCGGCGTCCTCGATAAAGCCACCTGGGACGCGCTCTTTTCGCCGGACGCCAAAAAGTTTAAGGCAGCGGGGAAATAG
- the rpsP gene encoding 30S ribosomal protein S16 → MVKIRLSRFGSAHNPHYRIVVTDARRPRDGGYIENLGHYDPRKTSENYVKVNVERTQVWLANGAQATDTARRILKTQGVKF, encoded by the coding sequence ATGGTCAAGATTCGCCTTTCCCGCTTTGGTTCGGCCCATAACCCTCACTACCGCATCGTGGTCACCGATGCCCGCCGCCCCCGTGACGGCGGTTACATCGAAAACCTCGGTCACTATGACCCCCGCAAGACCAGCGAAAACTACGTCAAGGTCAATGTGGAGCGTACCCAGGTCTGGTTGGCCAACGGCGCACAGGCCACCGACACCGCCCGCCGCATCCTCAAGACGCAGGGCGTGAAGTTCTAA
- a CDS encoding FAD-dependent oxidoreductase: protein MFKSSSPPRSQPQPGHLYDVAVIGAGLAGCELAWRLARAGQDVLLVSQALDHLGNLYQPDVSGAEFPADSVFAQVKSAIAPQTDGWIFHRHLKAEMESTAGIHLLQSCVTALSEEDAEINLSTWEGPPLRAKTVVLAVGAFLKGRLLIGDTMEDAGRLSEVAYDFLSEDLAAHGLYLTYGSGEVLPQAGAVEYEVRFQVLAPGELDGFKVSRLDNVYALGRCTPGQHTYASVLEDAAALARQLGSA, encoded by the coding sequence ATGTTCAAGTCTTCCTCTCCTCCCCGCAGTCAGCCGCAGCCGGGGCACCTCTACGACGTGGCCGTCATCGGCGCGGGGCTGGCCGGCTGCGAGCTGGCCTGGCGACTCGCCCGCGCCGGTCAGGACGTGCTGCTCGTTTCGCAGGCGCTCGATCATCTGGGCAACTTGTATCAACCGGACGTGTCAGGCGCTGAATTTCCCGCTGACAGCGTATTCGCCCAAGTCAAAAGCGCTATTGCCCCCCAGACCGACGGCTGGATCTTCCACCGCCACCTCAAAGCCGAAATGGAAAGCACGGCTGGCATCCACCTGTTGCAGTCATGCGTCACAGCGCTGAGCGAAGAGGACGCCGAAATCAATCTTTCAACGTGGGAAGGCCCGCCACTCCGCGCCAAAACGGTGGTGCTGGCGGTGGGCGCGTTCCTGAAAGGCCGCTTGCTGATCGGTGACACGATGGAAGACGCGGGGCGGCTGAGCGAAGTGGCTTACGACTTTTTGTCTGAAGACCTGGCGGCGCACGGTTTGTATTTGACTTACGGTTCGGGCGAAGTGCTGCCGCAAGCCGGCGCAGTGGAATATGAAGTCCGCTTTCAAGTGCTGGCCCCCGGCGAACTGGACGGCTTCAAGGTGAGCCGGCTGGACAATGTCTATGCGCTGGGCCGCTGCACGCCGGGTCAACACACCTACGCCTCAGTGTTGGAAGACGCGGCAGCTTTGGCCCGTCAGTTGGGGTCAGCGTGA
- a CDS encoding sulfurtransferase, producing the protein MPSPLISAADFVKQLDHPMLRVLDTRYALADPLSGRLAYGEGHVPNAVFADLETDLSGEVQPSGAGGRHPLPDPQTLADWLGEQGIGGEHQVVIYDDPSTGQGFYAAHAWWLLRWLGHTQVQVLDGGWPAYLAAGGEIITDEPAHAIATFTPDVQQGWLASADEVAALPQSVTLIDSRAAPRYRGDTEPMDKKAGHIPGAVNRDWASGLSAGGTFKAPDEQATRFPAGDVVLYCGSGVSAAGNLLALAVAGREPGPGVRLYAGSWSDWVSDDTRAVATGEES; encoded by the coding sequence ATGCCCTCACCCCTCATCAGCGCCGCCGATTTCGTCAAGCAGCTTGATCACCCCATGTTGCGCGTTCTGGACACCCGCTACGCGCTGGCCGATCCGCTGTCTGGGCGGCTGGCTTACGGGGAGGGCCACGTTCCCAACGCCGTGTTTGCTGACCTGGAGACTGATCTCAGCGGCGAAGTGCAGCCGAGCGGCGCGGGGGGCCGTCACCCACTGCCCGACCCCCAAACGCTGGCCGATTGGCTGGGCGAGCAGGGCATCGGCGGCGAGCATCAGGTGGTCATCTACGATGATCCCAGCACCGGACAGGGCTTTTACGCCGCCCATGCTTGGTGGCTGCTGCGCTGGCTGGGCCACACCCAGGTGCAGGTGCTGGACGGGGGCTGGCCCGCTTATCTGGCGGCGGGCGGAGAGATCATTACCGACGAACCCGCCCACGCTATCGCCACCTTCACGCCCGACGTGCAGCAAGGCTGGCTGGCCAGCGCCGACGAGGTGGCTGCGCTACCGCAATCCGTGACCCTGATCGATTCCCGCGCTGCTCCCCGTTACCGGGGCGACACTGAGCCGATGGACAAAAAAGCCGGGCACATTCCGGGGGCCGTCAACCGGGATTGGGCCAGCGGCCTGAGCGCTGGGGGCACTTTCAAAGCGCCGGACGAGCAGGCCACACGCTTTCCGGCGGGCGACGTGGTGCTGTACTGCGGCAGCGGGGTGTCGGCAGCGGGCAACTTGCTGGCGCTGGCCGTAGCAGGACGCGAACCGGGGCCGGGCGTGCGGCTCTACGCCGGATCGTGGAGCGACTGGGTCAGCGACGACACGCGGGCGGTGGCGACGGGCGAAGAAAGCTAA
- a CDS encoding acyl-CoA thioesterase, producing the protein MPPRPPPTRAEYPVSLPLQTRWADNDLYGHVNNAAYYTYFDTAVNSYLIQAGVLDIHAGDVIGLIVETGCVYFAPLAFPDSLSVGLRVAKLGRSSVRYELAVFREGEDTAAAAAHFVHVYVDRQTRRPLEVSGELRRVLEGLLVV; encoded by the coding sequence ATGCCTCCCCGCCCGCCGCCGACCCGTGCCGAATACCCAGTCTCTTTACCGCTGCAAACCCGCTGGGCCGACAACGACCTTTACGGTCACGTCAACAACGCCGCTTATTACACCTACTTCGATACGGCGGTCAACAGCTACCTCATCCAAGCAGGCGTGCTGGATATCCACGCCGGAGACGTGATCGGCTTGATCGTGGAAACCGGCTGCGTTTACTTTGCGCCGCTGGCTTTTCCTGATTCTCTCAGTGTGGGCCTGCGCGTCGCCAAGCTGGGCCGCAGCAGCGTGCGTTACGAGCTGGCCGTATTCAGAGAAGGTGAGGACACAGCGGCGGCGGCAGCGCATTTTGTTCACGTCTACGTAGACCGCCAAACCCGCCGCCCGCTTGAAGTTTCGGGAGAGCTGCGGCGGGTGCTGGAGGGGTTATTGGTCGTTTAG
- a CDS encoding CheR family methyltransferase, producing MSEQPPEQTTNGSTADADSTSMRPTPLALVVGIGGSAGALDAYERFFVGLPLGSQMAFVVISHLDPHQESLMPEILQRCTVLHVEAVRDGTVIKADSVYVAPPGFSVAVRGGTLQLQALSQAKGHTIDAFFVSLAADQGERAACVVLSGMGKDGTAGAQAIKEAGGRVLVQDPSTAEFGSMPLSAVTAGVADAVLPAEELATRLYTWVNAKSLTPLTSRDLEAEPTELHNMLLLVRSRTGHDFSGYKPSTLVRRIDRRMKSQRIQTFAEYSRMLEGSPSETEALFQDLTINVTRFFRDPDAFGQLKEHLRSMLLLRDPPQSSLRVWVPGCASGEEAYSVAIILHELVEELGRPLNIQIFATDIDQQAIDAARLSVYPLSIAHVVSAQRLQKYFRRSEEGYQIQGFIRESVVFALHNTFSDPPFTRLDLLCCRNMLIYFRAELQQRVLGVFHYALNPGGLLFLGTSETLGAQRDHFAALDSHWRIYRRGPEAARPLPSGQMTPRGAGGLSRGAAPFQGVLALPHRTLSQQAQRVLLSQYAPPAVVINASGDILFVNGQTGRYLQLPSGTGSTNNVLEMVKDGLRYDLAGGIREVQRDQREVVVHHQFFTEGGSEGSGAVGSRAVGLDITLRPLHGPEQGLVIIIFREQSGPAQLLSLETGQLDQVQSLTRELQHTRETLQANIEEMLISVEELKSTNEEYQTTIEELKSTNEELMTSKEELQSLNEELITSNSEHQAVITELGQTNDDMNNLLESAGIATLFLGNDLRIKRFTPKFASVIRLLPSDIGRPISDFHLKLNYPHVLRDIGQVLETLLPFETQVQTQDTHWHLLRITPYRTANNFIDGVVVALTDLDVVKNLEAQVRISARYAQALLEGLPDPVIVFDQHSRLVTANPALIRLLPDAEPQTLLADLNGVFGSQDVQALLDSVIAGRKPEALELALSGESQAQRFKLSAWPVSAEVAQPPLYLLLLEALPPEFSAKQQPPQT from the coding sequence ATGTCAGAACAGCCCCCCGAACAAACAACCAACGGTTCGACCGCCGACGCCGATTCCACTTCCATGCGGCCAACGCCTCTGGCGCTGGTGGTGGGTATTGGCGGCTCGGCAGGAGCCCTTGACGCCTACGAGCGCTTTTTTGTCGGTTTGCCGCTGGGCAGTCAAATGGCCTTCGTGGTGATCTCGCACCTCGACCCGCACCAAGAAAGCCTGATGCCCGAAATCTTGCAGCGCTGCACCGTGCTGCACGTGGAAGCGGTTCGTGACGGCACCGTGATAAAGGCCGACTCGGTCTACGTGGCTCCGCCGGGGTTCAGTGTGGCGGTGCGGGGCGGGACATTGCAGCTTCAAGCGCTGTCTCAGGCCAAAGGCCACACCATCGACGCTTTTTTTGTCAGCCTGGCTGCCGATCAGGGTGAGCGGGCGGCGTGCGTCGTGTTGTCGGGCATGGGCAAAGACGGCACGGCGGGAGCGCAGGCCATCAAGGAGGCGGGCGGGCGGGTGCTGGTGCAAGACCCCAGCACGGCGGAGTTCGGCTCGATGCCTCTCAGCGCCGTCACTGCCGGGGTGGCCGACGCGGTGCTTCCCGCCGAAGAACTGGCCACCCGCTTATACACCTGGGTCAATGCCAAGTCGCTGACGCCCTTAACCAGCCGCGATCTGGAAGCAGAACCCACCGAACTCCACAACATGCTGCTGCTGGTGCGCTCCCGCACCGGGCACGACTTCAGCGGCTACAAGCCGTCTACCCTGGTGCGCCGAATCGACCGCCGCATGAAAAGCCAGCGCATTCAAACCTTCGCGGAGTATTCGCGGATGCTCGAAGGCAGCCCCAGCGAAACCGAAGCGCTCTTTCAAGATTTGACCATCAACGTGACCCGCTTTTTCCGCGACCCCGACGCCTTTGGGCAACTCAAAGAACATTTGCGGAGCATGTTGCTGCTGCGCGACCCGCCGCAGAGCAGCCTGCGGGTGTGGGTACCCGGCTGCGCCAGCGGTGAGGAAGCCTACTCGGTGGCGATCATTTTGCACGAATTGGTAGAAGAGTTGGGCAGACCGCTCAATATCCAGATTTTTGCCACCGACATTGATCAGCAGGCCATCGACGCGGCCCGTTTGAGCGTGTATCCGCTCAGCATTGCCCACGTGGTGTCGGCCCAGCGCCTGCAAAAGTATTTCCGGCGCAGCGAAGAAGGCTACCAGATTCAGGGTTTTATCCGCGAGTCGGTGGTGTTTGCTCTTCACAACACCTTCAGCGACCCGCCGTTTACCCGGCTCGATTTGCTGTGCTGCCGCAACATGCTGATCTACTTCAGGGCCGAGTTGCAGCAGCGGGTCTTGGGGGTGTTTCACTACGCCCTCAACCCCGGCGGCCTGCTGTTTTTGGGCACCAGCGAAACGCTCGGCGCTCAGCGTGACCATTTCGCGGCGCTGGACTCGCACTGGCGGATTTACCGGCGCGGGCCGGAAGCGGCCAGACCCTTGCCCTCAGGTCAAATGACCCCGAGGGGCGCAGGCGGCCTGAGCCGGGGAGCCGCGCCGTTTCAGGGCGTCTTGGCCTTGCCGCACCGCACCTTGTCGCAGCAGGCCCAGCGGGTCTTGCTCTCGCAGTACGCGCCTCCGGCGGTGGTCATCAACGCTTCGGGCGACATTTTGTTTGTCAACGGCCAAACCGGGCGCTACCTGCAACTCCCCAGCGGCACCGGCAGCACCAACAACGTCCTCGAAATGGTCAAAGACGGCCTGCGCTACGACTTGGCCGGCGGCATCCGCGAAGTGCAGCGCGATCAGCGCGAGGTGGTGGTGCATCACCAATTTTTCACCGAGGGCGGCTCAGAAGGGAGCGGCGCAGTGGGCAGCAGGGCAGTGGGGCTCGACATTACGCTGCGCCCACTGCACGGCCCCGAGCAGGGGTTGGTCATTATCATTTTCCGCGAACAGTCCGGCCCCGCCCAGCTGCTTAGCCTGGAAACAGGCCAGCTTGACCAAGTTCAGAGCCTGACCCGCGAACTCCAACACACCCGCGAAACCTTGCAGGCCAATATCGAAGAAATGCTGATTTCGGTGGAAGAACTCAAAAGCACCAACGAGGAATACCAAACCACCATCGAAGAACTTAAAAGCACCAACGAAGAGCTGATGACGTCCAAAGAAGAATTGCAGTCGCTCAATGAAGAACTGATCACCTCCAACAGCGAGCATCAGGCGGTGATTACCGAGCTGGGCCAAACCAATGACGACATGAACAACTTGCTGGAAAGCGCTGGAATCGCCACCCTCTTTTTGGGCAACGATCTACGCATCAAGCGCTTTACGCCCAAGTTCGCCAGTGTCATCCGGCTGCTGCCCAGCGACATCGGGCGGCCCATCAGCGACTTTCACCTCAAGCTGAATTACCCTCACGTGCTGCGCGATATTGGGCAAGTCCTGGAAACCCTGCTGCCGTTTGAAACCCAAGTCCAGACCCAAGACACCCACTGGCATCTGCTCAGAATTACGCCTTACCGCACCGCCAACAACTTCATCGACGGCGTGGTAGTGGCCCTGACCGACCTCGACGTGGTCAAAAACCTTGAAGCTCAAGTGCGGATCTCGGCCCGCTACGCTCAGGCGCTGCTCGAAGGTCTGCCCGATCCGGTGATCGTTTTTGACCAGCACAGCCGCCTCGTGACCGCCAACCCGGCGCTGATCCGCTTGCTGCCCGACGCCGAGCCGCAAACGCTGCTGGCCGATTTGAACGGCGTATTTGGCAGCCAGGACGTTCAGGCGCTGCTGGACAGTGTGATCGCTGGCCGTAAACCCGAAGCGCTGGAGCTGGCGCTGTCGGGCGAGTCGCAGGCCCAGCGCTTTAAGCTCAGCGCTTGGCCGGTCAGCGCCGAGGTGGCGCAGCCTCCGCTTTATTTGCTGCTGCTCGAAGCGCTGCCGCCAGAGTTTTCGGCCAAGCAACAACCGCCACAAACCTGA
- the trmD gene encoding tRNA (guanosine(37)-N1)-methyltransferase TrmD yields the protein MNNAPQLTFSVLTLFPELLRPFTEEALLGKARDKGLLAYRLIDLRSYAGNKHNKVDDSPYGGGAGMVIRVDVVARALQALSAEGSGTDAPDEVILLTPAGPRFDQRTAEELARKRHIALLCGRYEGFDARTESLVTRELSLGDFVMMGGEAAAACVMEAVGRLVPGVIGDEASHLQDSFSSGLLDYPEYTRPVSWQGEEVPPELLSGNHAAIERWRRDQALGRTLERRPDLLPDANLTPLDSAALLTLGVSAEQLEVWGAPPPPKVKRKRKRGE from the coding sequence ATGAATAACGCGCCGCAGCTCACCTTCAGCGTTCTGACACTTTTTCCCGAATTGCTGCGGCCATTCACCGAAGAAGCGCTGCTGGGCAAAGCGCGGGATAAAGGCTTGCTGGCCTACCGCCTGATTGATCTGCGGAGCTACGCGGGCAACAAACACAACAAAGTAGACGACTCTCCTTACGGCGGCGGCGCGGGCATGGTCATTCGGGTGGACGTGGTGGCGCGGGCGTTGCAAGCCCTGAGCGCCGAAGGAAGCGGTACAGATGCGCCGGACGAGGTGATTTTGCTGACTCCAGCGGGGCCGCGCTTCGATCAGCGCACCGCCGAAGAACTGGCCCGCAAGCGTCATATTGCTCTGTTGTGTGGCCGCTACGAGGGCTTCGACGCCCGCACCGAGTCGCTGGTCACCCGTGAACTGAGCCTCGGTGACTTCGTAATGATGGGCGGGGAAGCCGCCGCCGCCTGCGTAATGGAAGCGGTGGGCCGCTTGGTGCCGGGTGTGATTGGCGACGAGGCCAGCCACCTGCAAGACAGCTTTAGCAGCGGCCTGCTGGACTACCCGGAGTACACCCGCCCGGTCAGTTGGCAAGGCGAGGAAGTACCGCCCGAACTCCTGAGCGGCAACCACGCGGCCATTGAGCGCTGGCGGCGGGATCAAGCGCTCGGGCGCACGCTAGAACGCCGCCCCGATTTGTTGCCGGACGCCAACTTGACCCCGCTCGACAGCGCCGCGCTGCTGACACTGGGCGTCAGCGCTGAGCAGTTGGAAGTTTGGGGAGCGCCGCCGCCCCCGAAGGTGAAGCGGAAGCGCAAAAGGGGAGAGTGA
- the rimM gene encoding ribosome maturation factor RimM (Essential for efficient processing of 16S rRNA) codes for MSAPNKPAPDQTTLVGTLLGPHGVAGAIKLQVIGSPQQLSKLKRLYIGELGWTRVLKFELHGAGPAITLGGISDRTAAAELRGRPVYAHDDELPALPEGEYYYHQLRGLEVKDAAGTVLGEVTDVLDAGHQDLLVVKSQRGGGLIPLQAPYVKINPGVGILLTEDAPLGLLGEEASDEVGGPEAGEPLDGADE; via the coding sequence GTGAGCGCCCCGAATAAACCGGCCCCCGATCAGACCACTTTGGTCGGCACTTTGCTGGGGCCGCACGGCGTGGCGGGGGCCATCAAGTTGCAGGTGATCGGCTCGCCGCAGCAGCTCAGCAAGCTCAAGCGCCTGTATATCGGGGAGCTGGGCTGGACGCGTGTGCTGAAATTTGAGCTGCACGGGGCTGGCCCGGCCATCACGCTGGGCGGCATTTCAGACCGCACCGCCGCCGCAGAGCTGCGTGGCCGGCCCGTCTATGCCCACGACGACGAGTTGCCCGCGCTGCCCGAAGGCGAATATTACTACCACCAGTTGCGCGGCCTTGAGGTCAAAGACGCCGCCGGAACGGTGCTGGGCGAAGTGACGGACGTGCTGGACGCCGGACATCAAGATCTGCTGGTGGTCAAGTCTCAGCGGGGCGGCGGCCTGATTCCGCTGCAAGCGCCGTATGTGAAGATCAACCCCGGCGTGGGCATCCTGCTGACTGAGGACGCTCCGCTGGGCTTGCTGGGCGAAGAAGCCAGTGACGAAGTGGGCGGGCCAGAAGCGGGCGAGCCGCTCGATGGAGCCGATGAATAA
- the trmB gene encoding tRNA (guanine(46)-N(7))-methyltransferase TrmB, whose product MIYRLGEFHFPDAAARLYPDTAERPWALEIGFGDGRFWPQYAQTFGAAPNYLGVELSGVSLLKAARRLTQAGLSNAHLTKLPATPLLREVVSAGALSQIIVNFPDPWPKAEHEDHRLLRADFFRLAASRLQVGGAVLLTTDHDEYFDFACREAEKSGVMRVERAEAPAAAAHTKYALKWQGLGLSAQHARFVATAQPNYPHTDIQPFPQDIADHLEDTRVPHAILERLPATLTFDDLFAQFQRQTQRGTGTEPYTVVLLDAYRSLRRNEFTVLAHVVEGELTQEVLVNVTQREGGTVLVRLGKFGGPIITPAVKAAVDTLTDWLVSQGAKVQHLGY is encoded by the coding sequence GTGATTTACCGCCTCGGCGAGTTCCATTTTCCCGACGCTGCTGCCCGCCTGTATCCCGACACTGCCGAGCGGCCCTGGGCACTGGAAATCGGCTTCGGTGACGGACGGTTCTGGCCGCAGTACGCTCAAACTTTCGGTGCGGCTCCCAATTACCTCGGCGTAGAGCTCAGCGGCGTGAGTTTGCTCAAAGCGGCGCGGCGGCTGACTCAGGCGGGGCTGAGCAATGCCCACCTGACCAAGCTGCCCGCCACTCCGCTGCTGCGCGAGGTGGTGTCAGCCGGAGCGCTGAGTCAGATCATCGTCAACTTTCCCGATCCCTGGCCCAAAGCCGAACACGAGGATCACCGCTTGCTGCGGGCCGACTTTTTCAGGCTGGCCGCCAGCCGCTTGCAAGTCGGCGGCGCAGTGCTGCTGACCACCGACCATGACGAGTATTTTGACTTTGCTTGCCGCGAAGCCGAGAAAAGCGGCGTGATGCGCGTTGAGCGGGCCGAGGCTCCCGCCGCCGCCGCGCACACCAAATACGCCCTCAAGTGGCAGGGGCTCGGCCTCAGCGCCCAGCACGCCCGCTTCGTGGCCACCGCGCAGCCAAATTATCCCCACACCGACATTCAACCCTTCCCGCAAGATATAGCCGACCATTTGGAGGACACCCGCGTGCCACACGCCATTTTAGAGCGCTTGCCCGCAACACTGACCTTCGATGACCTGTTTGCCCAATTTCAGCGCCAAACGCAGCGCGGGACTGGAACTGAGCCGTACACGGTGGTGCTGCTAGACGCTTACCGCAGTCTGCGACGCAACGAATTCACCGTGCTGGCGCATGTGGTGGAAGGCGAACTGACCCAGGAAGTTTTGGTCAACGTGACCCAGCGTGAGGGCGGAACGGTCTTGGTGCGGCTCGGCAAATTCGGCGGCCCGATCATCACGCCAGCGGTCAAAGCGGCGGTGGACACCCTGACCGACTGGCTGGTGTCGCAGGGCGCGAAGGTGCAGCACTTGGGATACTGA
- a CDS encoding KH domain-containing protein, whose protein sequence is MPRMSDPVKMALFLAQSVVDQPAAVRATVRGPTIMLRVAVGEEGRIIGRQGRVISAIRTLVRAADAQGKLGVDLDAPRRER, encoded by the coding sequence ATGCCGCGCATGAGTGATCCCGTGAAGATGGCGCTGTTTTTGGCGCAAAGTGTCGTTGACCAACCTGCCGCCGTGCGTGCCACTGTGCGCGGCCCCACCATTATGCTGCGGGTCGCGGTCGGCGAGGAAGGCCGAATCATCGGGCGGCAGGGCCGAGTCATCAGTGCTATACGCACGCTGGTACGGGCTGCCGACGCGCAGGGCAAGCTGGGCGTTGACCTTGACGCGCCGCGCCGCGAGCGGTGA